In the Candidatus Lernaella stagnicola genome, one interval contains:
- a CDS encoding pyruvate formate lyase family protein, with product MAEANVNATGFQIKQPKGLSPRIQWLRDHYFKGVERPWNNEFTSWTTDTPWDVQFNECTFYIVPENYALMQTLVMSFKQAAQPVALHPEFWHWSLPERRAWFVKEVMLHHVPQEILPGELLAGARFNILTSQCLTENEHKERERLLHGRGGARQAVFDFHYHGYGNAGATMGHLVPGHERVLTVGWKGVYADLEAKYEALSQDEKDGPHGAQLRAMMTAATMPRDLAVKYAKLCRSLAAEENDEQRRTELEQIVLNLGRVPWEPPETFWEALQALWLNHMLVMSDENYPGPGISFGRIDQYLLPYWRKSMAEGMSREFAKELLKYFWMHCNTAYDALIRVGGNQGITAGFGQLITLSGCGADGVDMTNELTYAILEVIDEMSPILEPKPNVRLHRNTPDELLDRVVEMVGTSQGAPFLLNFDERSMAGMIREARRAGLTHLINEDNVHEYAPVGCLENTMVGNDRSGTVDNNLNLLKAVELALTGGKDLTPAIDPLSGKTAKITQDGPRTGEAVRFHAWDEFWRAFETQMRYIVRHCAEVYEQSEAVRARFLPTPYLSCLIKGCAEKGLDVTQGGPEINLTTLEGVTFATTVDSLLAIKHLVFDEKVCTMAELIEALKANWDGYEILQARAKNKTPKYGRDDDEADELGRRVMDLWAEEAWKHRTVSTGRQFRPGMLSWNYWIGNGFIMAASADGRPQGQFLSNAICPSNGADIHGPTANTNSVGKVLGGKAEDGNGDWLDYLCNLPNGASHTITFNPSLIQDPEHRAKFKAFLRGYIENGGTALQINMLDPDMLRHAQQHPQDYRHLLVRVTGYNAYFTSIGKELQDEVIARVSHGRF from the coding sequence ATGGCCGAGGCAAATGTGAACGCGACCGGGTTCCAAATCAAGCAACCCAAAGGGCTCTCGCCGCGCATCCAGTGGCTGCGCGACCATTACTTCAAGGGTGTCGAGCGCCCCTGGAACAACGAGTTTACGAGTTGGACGACCGACACGCCCTGGGACGTGCAGTTCAACGAGTGCACCTTCTACATTGTGCCGGAGAACTACGCGCTGATGCAGACTCTGGTGATGTCGTTCAAGCAGGCGGCACAGCCGGTGGCGCTGCATCCCGAATTTTGGCACTGGTCCCTGCCCGAACGCCGCGCCTGGTTCGTCAAAGAAGTCATGCTTCACCACGTGCCGCAAGAGATTCTCCCCGGTGAGTTGCTGGCGGGCGCTCGTTTCAACATCTTGACCTCCCAATGCCTTACTGAAAACGAGCACAAGGAACGGGAACGCCTGCTGCACGGCCGCGGCGGCGCACGCCAAGCCGTCTTCGATTTCCACTACCACGGCTACGGCAACGCGGGCGCGACGATGGGGCACTTGGTCCCGGGGCACGAACGTGTCCTCACGGTTGGCTGGAAGGGCGTTTACGCCGATCTGGAGGCGAAATACGAAGCGCTTTCTCAGGACGAAAAAGACGGCCCGCACGGCGCACAGTTACGGGCGATGATGACCGCCGCGACCATGCCGCGTGACTTGGCCGTGAAGTACGCCAAGCTTTGTCGGTCTCTCGCCGCCGAGGAAAACGACGAGCAACGCCGCACCGAACTGGAACAGATCGTACTCAACCTCGGCCGCGTGCCGTGGGAGCCGCCGGAAACCTTCTGGGAGGCGCTGCAAGCGCTTTGGCTCAACCACATGCTGGTCATGAGCGACGAAAACTACCCCGGGCCCGGCATCAGCTTCGGCCGTATCGACCAATACCTCCTGCCCTATTGGCGCAAATCCATGGCCGAGGGCATGAGTCGCGAATTCGCCAAGGAACTGCTCAAGTACTTCTGGATGCATTGCAACACCGCCTACGACGCACTCATCCGCGTGGGCGGCAACCAAGGCATCACGGCGGGCTTCGGTCAGTTGATCACCCTCTCCGGCTGCGGCGCAGACGGCGTGGACATGACCAATGAACTGACTTACGCGATCCTGGAAGTCATCGACGAGATGTCGCCGATTCTGGAGCCGAAACCCAACGTGCGCCTGCATCGCAACACGCCGGATGAGTTGCTCGATCGCGTGGTCGAGATGGTCGGCACGAGCCAAGGCGCGCCGTTCCTGCTCAATTTCGACGAGCGCTCCATGGCGGGCATGATACGCGAGGCCAGGCGCGCGGGCCTGACGCATCTAATCAACGAGGACAACGTGCATGAATACGCGCCGGTCGGCTGCCTGGAAAACACGATGGTCGGCAACGATCGCTCCGGCACGGTGGACAACAATCTCAATCTGCTCAAGGCGGTCGAACTTGCGCTCACGGGCGGTAAAGACCTGACGCCCGCCATCGATCCGCTCTCGGGCAAAACGGCGAAAATCACGCAGGACGGGCCGCGAACCGGCGAGGCCGTGCGCTTTCACGCGTGGGATGAATTTTGGCGCGCCTTTGAAACGCAGATGCGCTACATCGTCCGGCACTGTGCCGAGGTGTACGAACAGTCCGAGGCCGTGCGGGCCAGATTCCTCCCGACGCCCTACTTGTCCTGCCTAATCAAAGGATGCGCGGAGAAAGGTCTCGACGTCACGCAAGGCGGGCCGGAAATCAATTTGACGACGCTCGAGGGCGTGACCTTCGCCACGACGGTCGACTCGCTGCTGGCGATCAAGCACCTCGTGTTCGATGAGAAAGTTTGCACGATGGCCGAACTCATCGAAGCGCTAAAAGCCAACTGGGACGGGTACGAAATCCTGCAGGCGCGGGCGAAGAACAAGACGCCGAAGTACGGCCGCGACGACGATGAGGCCGACGAACTCGGGCGCCGCGTCATGGACTTGTGGGCCGAGGAAGCGTGGAAACACCGCACCGTCTCGACCGGCCGCCAATTCCGGCCCGGCATGCTGAGTTGGAATTATTGGATCGGCAACGGCTTCATCATGGCCGCCAGCGCCGACGGCCGCCCGCAAGGCCAGTTTCTCAGCAACGCCATTTGCCCCAGCAACGGCGCGGACATCCACGGCCCGACCGCGAACACGAATTCGGTCGGCAAAGTGCTCGGCGGCAAGGCGGAAGACGGCAACGGTGATTGGCTGGATTACCTGTGCAACCTGCCCAACGGCGCGAGCCACACGATCACCTTCAATCCGTCGCTCATTCAGGATCCGGAGCACCGCGCGAAGTTCAAGGCTTTCCTGCGCGGTTACATCGAAAACGGGGGCACGGCGCTGCAAATCAACATGCTCGATCCGGACATGTTGCGTCACGCGCAGCAGCACCCGCAAGATTACCGGCACCTGCTCGTGCGGGTCACCGGGTACAACGCGTATTTCACCAGCATCGGCAAAGAGTTGCAGGACGAAGTCATCGCCCGTGTCAGCCACGGCCGGTTTTAG
- a CDS encoding FadR/GntR family transcriptional regulator, with product MAKFEELILSGKLAIGQKLPGERELAMQLGVSRPVVHEGLIDLQFKGLVSMKPRVGTVVNDYRKEGSLALLNSLINYHEGQLSPEMLRSTLDVRRVIETETARLAALNRNDEQLAGFAELLRREREVDRADIERVADIDFAFHHAVAMAADNLIYPLLLNTFKPFYTNLSARFFADPGVVPAVYKFHEKLVAAIERQSERSAVRVMHRLLDHGESHLTSLFATE from the coding sequence ATCGCCAAGTTCGAAGAACTTATCCTTTCCGGAAAACTGGCCATCGGCCAGAAGCTGCCCGGCGAGCGCGAACTCGCGATGCAACTCGGCGTCAGTCGGCCGGTGGTGCATGAAGGTTTGATCGACCTGCAATTCAAAGGTTTGGTTTCGATGAAGCCGCGCGTGGGTACCGTGGTCAATGATTACCGCAAGGAGGGATCGCTCGCCCTGCTCAATTCGTTGATCAACTACCACGAAGGCCAACTGTCGCCCGAGATGTTGCGCAGCACGCTCGACGTACGCCGGGTGATCGAAACCGAAACCGCCCGCTTGGCGGCACTGAACCGCAACGATGAGCAACTGGCGGGCTTTGCCGAATTGCTGCGCCGGGAGCGGGAAGTGGATCGCGCTGACATCGAACGAGTCGCCGACATCGACTTCGCGTTTCACCACGCCGTGGCGATGGCGGCCGACAATTTAATTTACCCGCTGCTGCTCAACACGTTCAAGCCGTTCTACACGAATCTCTCCGCCCGCTTCTTCGCCGATCCCGGCGTGGTGCCGGCGGTTTACAAATTTCACGAGAAACTCGTCGCCGCCATCGAGCGGCAGAGCGAGCGGTCGGCGGTGCGCGTCATGCACCGCTTGCTCGATCACGGCGAGTCCCATCTCACATCGCTTTTCGCGACCGAATGA
- a CDS encoding glycyl-radical enzyme activating protein: MTTTPDGTLSATVLEIQRMSTEDGPGIRTTVFFKGCTLACTWCHNPESLDTRPQIQWVDSRCIGCRLCVEVCPVGALSFDEGVRIDREKCTACGTCVEECPSTAMELLGRRWSVDDLVAEVIKDKTYYETSGGGITASGGEATMQAPFVAEFMRRLREAGVTTALDTCGQTSWGNLEAILPHTDILLYDLKLMDDEAHRTFTSHTGERPRDNLRRVAAYRRTHETPHTLWIRTPIIPGATDAPANIRAIGEFIAAELDGVVQRWELCSFNNLCRDKYLRLGMVWDFHEAELIPKATMESLAAVAADSGVDPSIVHWSGVTRLEEDAANGEEQTKVRKIDCC, encoded by the coding sequence ATGACGACCACGCCGGACGGAACACTAAGCGCCACGGTTCTCGAGATTCAACGAATGTCGACCGAAGACGGGCCCGGCATTCGCACGACGGTGTTTTTCAAGGGGTGCACCCTCGCCTGCACTTGGTGCCACAACCCCGAGAGCCTCGACACGCGGCCGCAGATTCAATGGGTCGACTCGCGTTGCATCGGCTGCCGCCTGTGCGTGGAAGTCTGCCCCGTCGGCGCGTTGTCCTTCGACGAAGGCGTGCGGATCGATCGCGAGAAATGCACCGCGTGCGGCACGTGCGTCGAGGAATGCCCGAGCACAGCGATGGAACTGCTCGGGCGTCGGTGGAGCGTCGACGACCTCGTGGCCGAAGTCATCAAGGACAAAACGTATTACGAAACCTCGGGCGGCGGTATTACGGCCTCGGGCGGCGAAGCTACCATGCAGGCACCGTTTGTGGCCGAGTTCATGCGGCGCCTGCGGGAAGCCGGGGTCACCACGGCCCTGGATACGTGCGGGCAGACATCGTGGGGCAACCTCGAAGCGATTCTCCCCCACACCGACATCCTGCTGTATGACTTGAAGCTGATGGATGACGAAGCGCACCGCACGTTCACGTCGCATACCGGCGAACGACCGCGCGACAACCTGCGCCGCGTCGCCGCCTACCGCCGGACGCACGAAACGCCGCACACGCTTTGGATTCGCACACCGATCATCCCGGGCGCCACCGACGCCCCGGCCAATATTCGCGCCATCGGCGAATTCATCGCCGCTGAACTCGACGGCGTCGTGCAACGCTGGGAGCTGTGCAGCTTCAACAACCTATGCCGCGACAAGTACCTGCGCCTCGGCATGGTGTGGGATTTCCACGAAGCCGAATTGATACCGAAGGCGACGATGGAGTCCCTGGCCGCAGTCGCCGCCGACTCGGGCGTGGATCCGAGCATCGTGCATTGGAGCGGAGTGACGCGACTCGAGGAAGACGCCGCGAACGGCGAGGAACAAACCAAGGTCCGTAAAATCGATTGTTGTTAA
- a CDS encoding alkane 1-monooxygenase: MQVLPFFLVYLLPLGVVVGYLLGGWCNFLTPFVTFVLIPVIDLFAGRNTYNPSADEEKIWNELLDFRVVTWLLVPIQTALLFWGASVVADGALRWHELAGFVFGIGTSGGVIGINVAHELVHKHDNWERFLGNWLLWLTSYMHWGLEHIAGHHAKVATPVDPATARLNESFYRFWPRTVLGSYRSAWRIESARLERKGHRVWGPRNRVLRDNLLIVLLIAALGLLWGWKAIVFFLVQSFVAFSLLEVVNYIEHYGLLRVRNEAGEFERVLPKHSWNASERATNYFLFNLQRHSDHHYKPARRYQILRHRDDAPQLPVGYGGMLVLALVPRLWFRVMNPRVPDEMKELHGREVAAGNLPA, from the coding sequence ATGCAGGTGCTTCCATTCTTCCTCGTGTATTTGCTGCCGCTGGGCGTCGTCGTGGGATACCTGCTCGGCGGTTGGTGCAATTTCCTCACGCCCTTCGTCACTTTCGTGCTGATACCCGTCATCGACTTGTTCGCCGGCCGCAACACTTACAATCCCTCGGCCGACGAAGAAAAGATATGGAATGAACTACTGGATTTCCGGGTCGTCACCTGGCTGCTCGTGCCGATCCAAACCGCCCTGCTTTTCTGGGGCGCATCGGTCGTGGCCGACGGCGCCCTGCGATGGCACGAGTTGGCCGGTTTCGTGTTCGGCATCGGCACCAGCGGCGGCGTGATCGGTATCAATGTCGCGCACGAACTGGTGCACAAACACGACAATTGGGAGCGCTTCCTCGGCAACTGGCTGCTGTGGCTGACCAGCTACATGCATTGGGGCCTCGAGCACATCGCCGGCCACCACGCGAAGGTGGCCACGCCGGTGGATCCGGCCACGGCGCGACTGAACGAATCGTTTTACCGGTTCTGGCCGCGGACGGTGCTGGGCAGCTACCGCAGCGCGTGGCGTATCGAATCCGCCCGCCTCGAACGCAAAGGCCATCGCGTGTGGGGCCCGCGCAACCGCGTGCTGCGCGACAACCTGCTTATTGTGCTGCTCATCGCGGCCCTCGGCCTCCTTTGGGGCTGGAAGGCGATCGTGTTCTTCCTCGTGCAGAGTTTCGTGGCCTTCTCGCTGCTGGAAGTGGTCAACTACATCGAGCATTACGGTTTGCTCCGCGTGCGGAACGAGGCCGGCGAATTCGAGCGCGTCTTGCCGAAGCACTCGTGGAACGCCAGCGAGCGCGCCACCAACTACTTCCTGTTCAACCTGCAGCGCCATTCCGACCACCATTACAAGCCGGCCCGGCGCTACCAGATTCTCCGGCATCGCGACGACGCGCCCCAACTGCCGGTCGGCTACGGCGGGATGCTGGTGCTCGCCCTGGTGCCGCGTCTTTGGTTTCGCGTGATGAACCCGCGCGTGCCCGACGAAATGAAGGAACTGCACGGCCGCGAAGTCGCCGCCGGGAACCTGCCGGCCTGA